Part of the Phycisphaeraceae bacterium genome, TGGCGGATTCACGCGTCGCAGAAACGCTGCGCGAGGTTCACGACATCAGGGTTTCGCGGCGCAACAATACGAAGCGCACATCGCGCAGGAGGATCGCCCATGGCTGACCAGAAGCGAGCCGTCGCGCCGCGAGCGCCGAAGACCGTCGACGCGGATCGCGCCGTTGCCGCCGCGAACGCGGCGTTCAGTGTGCCCCCCGGGGCCGGGCCGAGCCGGGACGACCTGTGGCTGTTCAACGAGGGGAGCAATCTCGAGTTGCACGGATGCCTGGGGGCGCACCCGGTGACTCTGGACGGCGAGCGCGGCGTCGCGTTCGGGGTGTGGGCGCCGAACGCGGAGCGTGTGGCGGTCATCGGGGACTTCAACGGCTGGACGCGCCCCGGCGTGCCGCTGCGATCGCTTGGCGAGAGCGGCGTGTGGTGGGGCTTTGTTCCGGGGCTCGAGAAGGGCGCTGTGTACAAGTATCTCGTGCGTTCGCGCCACAACGGCTATGAATCAGAGCGTTCCGATCCGATGGGGTTGCTTCACGAGATCCCGCCCAAGACGGCGAGCGTGGTGTGGGATCTTGAGTACGACTGGGGCGATGATTCGTGGATGCGCGAGCGTGCGGGCAGGCACGCGCTGCGCGAACCGATGTCGATCTACGAGTGTCATCTGGGTTCGTGGATGCGCGTGCCGGAGGAGGGGAACCGGTCGCTGACCTACCGCGAGCTGGCGCCGCGACTGGCGGATCACCTCGAGAAGCTGGGCTTCACGCACGTGGAGTTTCTTCCGGTGATGGAGCACCCGTTCGGCGGGTCGTGGGGGTATCAGGCGACGGGGTTCTTCGCGCCGACGAGCCGGTTCGGCACGCCGCAGGACTTCATGTTCCTGGTCGACACGCTGCACCAGAGAGGGATCGGGGTGATCCTGGACTGGTCGCCCTCGCACTTCCCCAGCGACGGGCACGGGCTGGCGTATTTCGACGGGACGCACCTGTACGAGCACGCGGAGGAGAGCCAGCGGATCCATCCGGACTGGAAGAGTTACATCTTCAATCTCGGGCGCAACGAGGTGAAGTCGTTCCTTCTCAGCAGCGCGATGCTGTGGCTGAAGAAGTACCACATCGACGGGCTGCGCGTGGACGCGGTGGCGTCGATGCTGTATCTGGACTACTCGCGCAAGCACGGGGAGTGGGTCCCCAACGAGCACGGCGGTCGGGAGAACCTCGATTCGATCCGCTTCCTGCGCACGCTGAACGAGGCGGTGTACCGCGAGGTCCCCGGCGCGCAGACGATCGCGGAGGAATCGACGGCGTGGCCCATGGTGAGCCGCCCGACGAGCAGCGGGGGGCTCGGCTTCGGGTTCAAGTGGGACATGGGGTGGATGCACGACACGCTGGTGTACATGTCGCGCGACCCGATCCACCGGCGTCACCACCACAACGAGATCACCTTCCGGATGATCTACGCGTTCAACGAGAACTTCGTGATGCCTCTCTCGCACGACGAGGTGGTGCACGGCAAGGGTTCGCTGCTGCGCAAGATGCCGGGCGACGACTGGCAGAAATTCGCGAATCTGCGCCTGCTGTACGCGTACATGTTCGCGCAGCCCGGGAAGAAGCTGCTCTTCCAGGGGGCCGAGGTGGCGCAGTGGGACGAGTGGAACCACGAGTCGAGCGTGGACTGGCACCTGCTGCAGTTCCCGCTGCACAGGGGGGTGCGCGACCTGTTGTCGCGACTGAACGAGGTCTACCGGAGCGAGCCGGCGCTGCACGCGCGCGACTGCGACCCTTCCGGGTACGAGTGGATCGACGGGGGCGACGCCGCGAACAGCGTCCTGTCGTTCCTTCGTCGCAGCGGCGACCCGAAGGACGACGTGGTGGTGGTGTGCAACTTCACGCCGATCCCGCGCGAGAGTTATCGTGTCGGCGTGCCAACTGCCGGGTTCTGGCGCGAGATCGTCAACAGCGACGCGAAGGAGTACGCCGGCGCCGGGTGGGGGAGCATGGGCGGCGCGGCGAGCTCGCCGACCCCGTGGCACGGGCGTCCCCATTCGGTCAGTCTGACGCTGCCCCCGCTGGGCGTGGTGTTCCTCAAGCGGGAGGGGAACGGCTGATCGCGCCCCGGTTTGCTGGGCGCGCGCCCGTCGCGGGCCGATGAGGTATCTTCCCGCACGCCCGAGCGTCCGCCCGACCCGCACCTTTCCCGTCGCGCCCCGGTCATCCATATGGATCGATTCGTCTGCATCCACGGCCACTTCTACCAGCCCCCGAGGGAGAACCCGTGGCTGGAGGAGGTCGAGCTCCAGGACAGCGCGTACCCCTACCACGACTGGAACGAACGCATCACGGCGGAGTGCTACGCGCCGAACGCGGCGTCGCGTCTGCTCGACGACGAGGGGCTGATCCGCGAGATCGTCAGCAACTACGAGAAGACGAGCTTCAACTTCGGGCCGACGCTGCTGTCGTGGATGGAGCGCCACGCGCCGGCGACGCTCGCGGCGATCGTCGAGGCGGACAAGAGGAGCCAGAAGCGGTTCTCCGGGCACGGCAGCGCGATCGCGCAGACCTACAACCACATCATCGCGCCGCTGGCGAACTCGCGCGACAAGCGGACGCAGGTGCTGTGGGGCGTCGCGGACTTCGTGAAGCGGTTCGGGCGTCGCCCGGAGGGGATGTGGCTGGCGGAGACGGCGGTGGACGTCGAGACGCTGGATTTCATGGCGGAGCAGGGGATCGCGTTCACGGTGCTGGCGCCGCAGCAGGCGGCGCGCGTGCGAGCCGTTGGTGAGAACCTGTGGCACGACGTGAGCGGCGGGCGGATCGACCCGACGCGTCCGTACCTGCAGCGTCTGCCCTCGGGGCGGAGCATCGCGCTGTTCTTCTACGACGGGCCGGTGTCGCGGGCCGTGGCGTTCGAGGGCATCCTGAAGCAGGGCGAGCGGTTCGCCGAGCGCCTGATGAGCGGGTTCAACGACTCTCGCCCTTGGGCGCAGCTGATGCACATCGCCGCCGACGGCGAGACCTACGGGCATCACCACAAGCACGGCGAGATGGCGCTGTCGTACGCGCTGGAGTACATCGAGCGCACCGGGTCCGCGAGACTGACGAACTACGCGGAGTATCTCGAGCGCTTCCCCCCCGAGATGGAGGTGGAGGTCTTCGAGAACACGGCCTGGAGCTGCGCGCACGGCGTGGAGCGCTGGCGGAGCGACTGCGGCTGCACGACGGGGGGGCTGCCCGGGTGGAACCAGAAGTGGCGCGCGCCCCTGCGCCAGGCGCTCGACTGGCTGCGAGACCGCCTCGGCGAGGTCTTCGAGCGCGAGAGCGGCGGGCTGCTGCGCGACTGCTGGGCGGCGCGCGACGCCTACATCGCGGTGGTGCTCGATCGCAACGAGGCGACCATCGGCGCGTTCCTCACCGAGCACGGGGTGGGTGATGTCGTCGGCGACCGGCGGATCAAGGCGCTCAAGCTGCTCGAGATGGCGCGCCAGTCGATGCTGATGTTCACGAGCTGCGGCTGGTTCTTCGACGACCTGTCGCGGATCGAGACCACGCAGGTGATGCGCTACGCCTGTCGCGCGATGCAGCTCGCCAGCGATGTCGGGGGGAAGGACTTCGAGCCCGAGTTCCTGGACCGCGTGTCGGCGGCCGTGAGCAATGTCCCCGAGAACGGCGACGGGCGCGAGGTGTACGACCGGTTCGTGCGCCCGGCGAAGATCGATCTGCACACGGTGGGGGCGCACTTCGCGATGAGCTCGCTCTTCGAGGAGTACGCGCAGCGGGACAGTCTTTACTGCTATTCGGTGGAGGTGGAAGACTACCAGGGGTTCGTCGCCGGGCGGTCGAAGCTCGCGGTCGGGCGTGTCCGGATCGCGTCGACGATCGTCGAGGAGAGCGAGATCATCTCGTTCGGCGTGCTGCACCTGGGCGATCAGAACCTCACGGCGTCGGTGCGGCGCTACCAGGGCGAGGTCGCGTACAAGGAGATGCTGCACGACCTGTCCGGCGCGTTCTCGCGGGCGGACTTCGCGGACACGATCCGCTCGCTCGACAAGCATTTCCAGGAAGAGCGATGCTCGGTGAAGCTGCTCTTCCAGGACGAGCAGCGCCGGATCCTCGACGAGATCCTCGACGCGACGCTGTCGCAGGTGGAGGCGTCGTACCGGAGGATGTTCGACGACCACGCGCCGCTCATGCGGTTCCTGCTCGACTCAGGCGTGCCGATGCCCCGCGCGCTGCGTCTGGCGGCGGAGTTCGTCGTCAACATCGAACTGCGCCGGCTTCTCGAGATCGACGAGCTGGACGAGCCGTCGCTGGACCGGATGATCGGCGCGGCTCGGGACTACGCGCTCGAGCTGGACAAGCCGGCGCTGAGTTTCGCGAGCCAGCGCGCCATCGAGCGGCGCGCGTTCGCGTTCCTGGATAAGCCCGACAACTTCTCGCTGCTGCGAGACTGTGACCGCATACTCGCGGTCGCGGAGCGGATGCCCTTCGACGCGAGTCTGTGGACGACGCAGAACGTGTTCTACACGCTGCTGCGGACCCATTACCCGCAGCAGCAGGCGAGGGGAGACGAGGCGTCGCAGAAGTGGACGCACAAGTTCCGCGAGATGTGCACGCGCCTGCGCATCAGGGTGGGCTGACGGGATGGGCTCGACCGATCCGATCGCGTTCTACCGGCTTCAGCTGACGCCCGACTTCGGCTTTGAGCACGCCGCGCGCACGCTGGATCTGATCGCCGGGCTGGGGTGTTCGCACGCGTACCTTTCACCGATCTTCGAGGCGGT contains:
- a CDS encoding DUF3536 domain-containing protein produces the protein MDRFVCIHGHFYQPPRENPWLEEVELQDSAYPYHDWNERITAECYAPNAASRLLDDEGLIREIVSNYEKTSFNFGPTLLSWMERHAPATLAAIVEADKRSQKRFSGHGSAIAQTYNHIIAPLANSRDKRTQVLWGVADFVKRFGRRPEGMWLAETAVDVETLDFMAEQGIAFTVLAPQQAARVRAVGENLWHDVSGGRIDPTRPYLQRLPSGRSIALFFYDGPVSRAVAFEGILKQGERFAERLMSGFNDSRPWAQLMHIAADGETYGHHHKHGEMALSYALEYIERTGSARLTNYAEYLERFPPEMEVEVFENTAWSCAHGVERWRSDCGCTTGGLPGWNQKWRAPLRQALDWLRDRLGEVFERESGGLLRDCWAARDAYIAVVLDRNEATIGAFLTEHGVGDVVGDRRIKALKLLEMARQSMLMFTSCGWFFDDLSRIETTQVMRYACRAMQLASDVGGKDFEPEFLDRVSAAVSNVPENGDGREVYDRFVRPAKIDLHTVGAHFAMSSLFEEYAQRDSLYCYSVEVEDYQGFVAGRSKLAVGRVRIASTIVEESEIISFGVLHLGDQNLTASVRRYQGEVAYKEMLHDLSGAFSRADFADTIRSLDKHFQEERCSVKLLFQDEQRRILDEILDATLSQVEASYRRMFDDHAPLMRFLLDSGVPMPRALRLAAEFVVNIELRRLLEIDELDEPSLDRMIGAARDYALELDKPALSFASQRAIERRAFAFLDKPDNFSLLRDCDRILAVAERMPFDASLWTTQNVFYTLLRTHYPQQQARGDEASQKWTHKFREMCTRLRIRVG
- the glgB gene encoding 1,4-alpha-glucan branching protein GlgB, giving the protein MADQKRAVAPRAPKTVDADRAVAAANAAFSVPPGAGPSRDDLWLFNEGSNLELHGCLGAHPVTLDGERGVAFGVWAPNAERVAVIGDFNGWTRPGVPLRSLGESGVWWGFVPGLEKGAVYKYLVRSRHNGYESERSDPMGLLHEIPPKTASVVWDLEYDWGDDSWMRERAGRHALREPMSIYECHLGSWMRVPEEGNRSLTYRELAPRLADHLEKLGFTHVEFLPVMEHPFGGSWGYQATGFFAPTSRFGTPQDFMFLVDTLHQRGIGVILDWSPSHFPSDGHGLAYFDGTHLYEHAEESQRIHPDWKSYIFNLGRNEVKSFLLSSAMLWLKKYHIDGLRVDAVASMLYLDYSRKHGEWVPNEHGGRENLDSIRFLRTLNEAVYREVPGAQTIAEESTAWPMVSRPTSSGGLGFGFKWDMGWMHDTLVYMSRDPIHRRHHHNEITFRMIYAFNENFVMPLSHDEVVHGKGSLLRKMPGDDWQKFANLRLLYAYMFAQPGKKLLFQGAEVAQWDEWNHESSVDWHLLQFPLHRGVRDLLSRLNEVYRSEPALHARDCDPSGYEWIDGGDAANSVLSFLRRSGDPKDDVVVVCNFTPIPRESYRVGVPTAGFWREIVNSDAKEYAGAGWGSMGGAASSPTPWHGRPHSVSLTLPPLGVVFLKREGNG